One Solanum lycopersicum chromosome 4, SLM_r2.1 DNA window includes the following coding sequences:
- the LOC101249627 gene encoding DHHC-type zinc finger family protein codes for MAKPKRLYQSWKGNNKFLLGGRLIFGPDAKSLIITFTLILVPVVIFCVFVASNLAHKFTAGSIGYAILVLAVVFTIYVLFLLLSTSTKDPGIVPRNSHPPEEVSGYDSSASIDVGKPLPRTKEIIVNGLPVRVKYCETCMLYRPPRCSHCSVCNNCVERFDHHCPWVGQCIGKRNYRCFFLFISSTALLCVYVFSMSALYLKLLVDDCGTVWKAVKVSPASVALMAYCFVSLWFVGGLTGFHLYLISRNQTTYENFRHRGLRGDNRINVYYRGCMNSFVEVFCSKIEPSKNNFRGYVHEGASKTSKGGNVQVTEVDISDEDRRVKVEDDLEIGDDLMKISQRRNSQDIGDIRGRGSDRSPISRSELDFGFGLESQFSSRSESRHSGW; via the exons atgGCTAAGCCCAAGAGGCTGTACCAGTCCTGGAAAGGGAACAAT AAATTCTTGCTTGGTGGGAGGCTGATATTCGGGCCAGATGCTAAGTCATTGATCATCACCTTTACGCTTATCCTTGTCCCTGTTGTTATATTTTGTGTATTTGTTGCAAGTAATCTTGCTCACAAATTCACAGCTGGAAGTATAGGATATGCAATTTTGGTCTTAGCAGTTGTCTTCACAATCTAT GTCTTGTTTCTTCTACTTTCAACATCAACTAAGGATCCTGGCATTGTTCCACGCAATTCTCATCCTCCAGAGGAAGTATCAGGTTATGATTCTTCAGCTTCCATTGATGTTGGGAAGCCTTTGCCTCGCACCAAAGAAATCATTGTAAATGGTCTGCCTGTGAGAGTTAAATATTGTGAAACATGTATGTTGTATCGTCCACCAAGATGCTCTCATTGCTCAGTATGTAATAACTGTGTGGAGCGGTTTGATCACCATTGCCCTTGGGTTGGTCAATGCATTGGAAAG CGCAACTATCGTTGCTTCTTCCTATTTATTTCTTCAACTGCTCTCCTCTGTGTTTACGTCTTTTCGATGTCGGCATTATATCTTAAACTTCTTGTGGATGATTGTGGAACCGTTTGGAAGGCTGTCAAAGTATCGCCAGCTTCAGTGGCGCTGATGGCTTATTGTTTTGTTTCTCTATGGTTTGTTGGGGGTCTCACTGGCTTCCATTTATACCTCATAAGTAGAAATCAG ACCACATATGAGAACTTCCGTCACAGAGGACTAAGAGGAGACAACAGAATCAATGTGTATTATCGCGGTTGCATGAACAGTTTTGTTGAAGTATTCTGCTCGAAGATAGAACCTTCAAAGAACAATTTCCGCGGATATGTACATGAAGGGGCATCAAAGACTAGTAAAGGCGGCAACGTTCAAGTAACAGAAGTTGACATTTCTGATGAGGATAGAAGAGTGAAGGTAGAAGACGATCTTGAGATTGGAGATGATCTGATGAAGATATCCCAACGACGTAACTCTCAAGATATTGGTGATATTAGAGGTAGAGGAAGTGACAGGTCGCCCATAAGTCGTTCTGAGCTTGACTTTGGATTTGGTCTGGAGTCGCAATTTTCTTCCAGGTCTGAGAGTCGCCATTCTGGCTGGTGA